Proteins found in one Balneolaceae bacterium genomic segment:
- a CDS encoding family 20 glycosylhydrolase, whose amino-acid sequence MKKLVSLFIPLLLLISTNLFAQQPLDSLLTVRGFAIAAPQVDEVDRFVKFMDEELAPRNVNTLVLRVDYNYQYESRPELQDSIALSKRDVKKLVAAGNRNGIRLIPQVNLLGHQSWAGDLENLLEEYPEFDETPDIEMPEEYEWPNEDGLYCKSYCPLHPDVHDVVFDIVDEIVEVFEADAFHAGMDEVFYIGHEQCPRCHGRDKAELYAGEVTKIRNHLADQGVELWIWGDRLIDGKTTGIGMWEASMNNTYRAVDLIPKDVVINDWHYETAYPTAAYFAMKGFRVISCPWRTPDVAVKQVEDMLRFRDQSTDEMKDRYYGVMQTIWSGAGDFMDAYYEERLDEERGDSTQWNTFKTMYDEINQLDVE is encoded by the coding sequence ATGAAAAAACTTGTTTCCCTGTTCATACCGTTACTTCTGTTAATTTCAACCAATCTGTTTGCCCAACAACCCCTGGACAGCCTCCTGACGGTTCGCGGATTTGCCATTGCGGCTCCGCAAGTTGATGAAGTAGATCGGTTTGTAAAATTTATGGACGAGGAATTGGCTCCCAGAAATGTAAATACATTGGTATTACGGGTCGATTATAACTATCAGTATGAAAGCCGTCCGGAGCTTCAAGATTCGATAGCTCTCTCTAAACGGGATGTAAAAAAACTGGTTGCTGCCGGTAATAGAAATGGAATCCGGCTCATTCCACAGGTGAATTTGTTGGGTCATCAATCCTGGGCTGGAGATCTCGAAAACCTGCTTGAGGAATACCCGGAGTTCGACGAAACACCCGACATCGAAATGCCGGAGGAGTACGAATGGCCGAATGAGGATGGATTGTACTGCAAAAGCTACTGCCCGCTGCATCCCGACGTCCACGATGTGGTTTTTGATATTGTGGATGAGATTGTGGAGGTGTTTGAAGCAGATGCCTTTCACGCAGGCATGGACGAGGTTTTTTACATTGGGCATGAGCAGTGTCCGCGTTGCCACGGCAGAGATAAAGCGGAGTTGTACGCCGGTGAGGTGACCAAAATCAGAAATCATCTTGCAGACCAGGGAGTAGAACTTTGGATCTGGGGCGACCGGCTTATCGATGGAAAAACAACGGGTATTGGTATGTGGGAAGCGAGTATGAATAATACATATCGTGCTGTTGATCTGATTCCAAAAGATGTGGTGATTAACGACTGGCACTATGAAACCGCTTATCCCACAGCAGCTTATTTTGCGATGAAGGGATTTCGGGTGATATCATGCCCCTGGAGAACTCCCGATGTAGCTGTGAAGCAGGTGGAGGATATGCTGAGATTTAGAGATCAATCCACAGATGAAATGAAAGATCGATATTACGGTGTTATGCAGACAATTTGGTCGGGAGCGGGTGATTTTATGGATGCATATTACGAAGAACGACTGGATGAGGAGCGCGGTGACAGCACCCAATGGAATACATTTAAAACGATGTATGATGAGATTAATCAATTAGACGTAGAGTAA
- a CDS encoding aldehyde dehydrogenase (NADP(+)) produces the protein MALTGQNFIGNEKSADNKDTFQAVNPATKDSLDPAFHEATEGEVNHAAEKAADAFPKYSKKSAGERADFLDAIGDEIMALGDELIDRCMKESGLSEGRLTGERGRTVNQLKLFADVVRDGSWVDARIDTGEPDVRSMRKALGPVGVFGASNFPLAFSVAGGDTASALAAGCPIVVKAHPSHPGTCELVAEAILKAAEKTGMPDGVFSMVHGTSHEAGLAIVRHPKIKAVGFTGSYGGGTALFEEANKRPEPIPVYAEMGSTNPVFILPGALKERKESLAEELTGSVSLGVGQFCTNPGLVFHQETEDADSFQSELTERMKRVSAGVMLNEGIQKNYQSGLEKLSKIEGIEVLAKGDDDENGYRGSSALLRASASVYFKNQEVEEEVFGPSTVLVSSSGKEELIQAAQRLRGHLTATIHGTEEDLAEYSELIEILEQKVGRIIFNGYPTGVRVCHAMIHGGPFPATTDSRSTSVGTTAIRRFARPVCYQDFPNITLPDELKDENPRGIWRLVDGEFSKDSIA, from the coding sequence ATGGCTCTTACAGGACAAAATTTTATTGGAAACGAAAAATCAGCAGATAACAAAGACACATTCCAGGCGGTAAATCCCGCAACAAAAGATTCATTAGACCCGGCTTTTCATGAGGCTACAGAGGGAGAAGTGAATCATGCAGCGGAGAAGGCCGCAGATGCATTTCCCAAATACAGCAAAAAGAGTGCAGGAGAAAGAGCGGATTTCCTGGATGCCATTGGAGATGAGATCATGGCGCTGGGTGATGAGCTGATCGACCGGTGTATGAAAGAATCGGGCCTTTCGGAAGGGCGATTAACCGGAGAGCGCGGCAGAACCGTGAATCAACTCAAACTTTTTGCTGATGTGGTTCGCGATGGTTCATGGGTGGATGCCCGAATTGATACCGGTGAACCTGACGTTCGCAGCATGCGAAAAGCACTCGGACCTGTTGGTGTATTTGGTGCCAGCAATTTTCCGCTTGCCTTTTCAGTTGCCGGCGGAGATACAGCGTCGGCGCTGGCTGCCGGATGCCCGATTGTGGTGAAAGCTCATCCCTCGCACCCGGGAACGTGTGAGTTGGTGGCTGAAGCTATTTTAAAGGCCGCTGAGAAAACCGGAATGCCGGATGGTGTTTTTTCGATGGTTCACGGGACTTCTCATGAGGCCGGACTGGCCATTGTGCGTCATCCGAAAATTAAGGCTGTTGGATTTACCGGATCATACGGAGGCGGAACGGCTCTGTTTGAGGAAGCCAATAAACGCCCCGAACCCATTCCCGTCTATGCCGAAATGGGGAGTACAAATCCCGTTTTTATTCTGCCCGGTGCATTGAAAGAACGAAAAGAATCTCTTGCTGAAGAACTCACCGGATCGGTTTCGCTGGGAGTTGGGCAGTTTTGTACCAATCCCGGACTCGTGTTTCACCAGGAAACCGAAGATGCTGATTCCTTTCAATCTGAACTTACAGAACGGATGAAACGTGTGTCGGCAGGAGTGATGTTGAATGAAGGAATTCAGAAAAATTATCAATCCGGCCTTGAAAAACTCTCCAAAATTGAAGGGATAGAAGTTCTGGCAAAAGGCGATGACGATGAAAATGGATACAGGGGATCGTCTGCATTACTTCGGGCATCAGCATCCGTTTATTTTAAGAACCAGGAGGTAGAGGAAGAAGTATTTGGCCCGTCCACAGTGCTGGTTTCATCTTCAGGAAAAGAGGAGTTGATCCAGGCAGCCCAGCGGTTGCGGGGACACTTAACGGCCACTATTCATGGAACAGAGGAAGATCTGGCCGAATATTCAGAACTGATTGAAATCCTCGAGCAAAAAGTGGGACGAATTATTTTTAACGGCTACCCAACAGGTGTCCGTGTCTGCCATGCCATGATTCACGGCGGACCGTTTCCCGCCACAACCGACAGCCGAAGTACATCCGTCGGAACTACCGCAATCCGGCGATTTGCCCGCCCGGTCTGTTACCAGGATTTTCCCAATATTACCCTGCCGGATGAACTGAAAGATGAGAATCCAAGAGGCATCTGGCGGCTGGTGGATGGGGAGTTTTCTAAAGATTCGATTGCTTAA
- a CDS encoding fumarylacetoacetate hydrolase family protein, translating into MKIYKTDSGILINKNDSFYLLENEDWDSFVNDDDLLAKAEKVIRSRNPIEDAKSFIENELQPPIQNQEIWASGVTYYNSKLGRQEESKEAGGGDFYARVYVADRPELFFKSNRHRCVGSGEEVRIRKDSTWDVPEPELTLVITSNQKIVGYTIGNDMSSRSIEGENPLYLPQAKSYDGSAAVGPCIYVTDEPLPESTKVEIEIIRNGEDIFSDEIGIDQIKREFEELVGYLYRECSFPFGSLLMTGTGIVPGKDFTLQAGDEIQITIQPIGILINKVAS; encoded by the coding sequence ATGAAAATTTACAAGACCGATAGCGGTATTCTTATCAACAAAAATGATTCATTTTATCTTCTTGAGAATGAAGATTGGGATTCATTTGTCAATGATGATGATCTGCTTGCGAAAGCAGAAAAGGTAATTCGATCCCGAAATCCGATCGAAGATGCAAAGAGTTTCATTGAGAACGAATTGCAACCACCCATTCAGAATCAAGAGATCTGGGCCAGCGGGGTAACCTACTACAACAGCAAGCTGGGCCGGCAGGAGGAATCGAAAGAGGCCGGTGGCGGAGATTTTTATGCGCGGGTGTATGTGGCTGATCGGCCCGAGTTGTTTTTTAAATCAAATCGTCACCGATGTGTGGGTTCAGGAGAAGAAGTTCGAATTCGAAAAGATTCCACCTGGGATGTCCCCGAACCGGAACTCACACTGGTAATTACATCAAACCAGAAGATTGTGGGATACACCATTGGCAATGATATGAGTTCGCGAAGTATCGAGGGAGAAAATCCGCTATACCTGCCGCAGGCCAAATCTTACGATGGTTCAGCCGCTGTTGGCCCCTGTATTTATGTGACGGATGAACCGTTGCCGGAGAGTACAAAAGTTGAAATAGAAATTATTCGGAATGGAGAAGATATATTTTCGGATGAAATTGGAATCGACCAGATAAAACGGGAATTTGAAGAATTGGTAGGATATCTGTACCGGGAGTGCTCATTTCCATTTGGAAGTTTATTAATGACCGGAACCGGAATTGTGCCCGGAAAAGATTTTACACTCCAGGCAGGTGACGAAATTCAAATTACCATTCAACCCATTGGAATCTTAATTAACAAAGTCGCATCGTAA